One window of Nicotiana tomentosiformis chromosome 11, ASM39032v3, whole genome shotgun sequence genomic DNA carries:
- the LOC138901722 gene encoding uncharacterized protein, producing the protein MERLELWDNLYYLALDMELPWMVGGDFNVILSEEEKIRGQPVYPPEYEDFAFCVNSCGLFDTGYKGSPFTWWNGRSNSECIFKRLDQIFVNQQFNSLFPTIEVEHLIRIGSNHTPLLMNCGEDSMHFVKPFKFLNFWTTHDSFKEVVQQNWVADFVGDPFLMFKQKLKRVKTTLSHWSKITLGDIFKQLAIREDIVLIKEMLFEEEPTTENKIILQQAQVELKGYLSIEEHYWKQKSGMNWFAEGDRNTKYFHNHVNGKRQKLQLKRIQNTKGAVEFFQHQFT; encoded by the coding sequence ATGGAGAGATTAGAACTGTGGGATAATCTATACTACCTTGCTTTAGATATGGAGTTACCTTGGATGGTCGGTGGGGATTTTAATGTCATTCTTTCTGAAGAAGAGAAAATAAGAGGCCAGCCAGTATATCCACCAGAATATGAAGATTTCGCATTCTGTGTTAATTCATGTGGTTTATTTGACACTGGATACAAAGGGAGTCCTTTTACATGGTGGAATGGTAGATCAAATTCAGAATGCATATTCAAGAGACTGGATCAAATTTTTGTCAACCAACAGTTCAATTCTCTCTTTCCCACAATCGAGGTGGAGCACCTCATAAGGATTGGATCTAACCACACACCTTTATTGATGAATTGTGGAGAAGATTCAATGCATTTTGTTAAACCATTTAAGTTTCTCAATTTCTGGACAACACATGATTCTTTCAAGGAGGTGGTACAACAGAATTGGGTGGCAGATTTTGTTGGAGATCCTTTTCTAATGTTCAAACAGAAGCTGAAGAGAGTTAAAACAACACTTTCGCATTGGAGCAAAATAACATTGGGAGATATCTTCAAGCAACTGGCTATTAGGGAAGATATTGTTTTGATTAAAGAAATGTTGTTTGAAGAGGAGCCAACAACAGAGAACAAAATTATACTACAACAGGCTCAAGTAGAATTGAAAGGTTATCTAAGCATTGAAGAACATTATTGGAAACAAAAGTCGGGCATGAATTGGTTTGCTGAAGGTGACAGAAATACAAAATATTTTCACAATCATGTCAATGGAAAGAGACAGAAGCTACAACTCAAAAGAATCCAGAATACTAAAGGTGCAGTGGAATTCTTCCAGCATCAGTTCACTTAA